The genomic region CCTCCTGCTGATTAGACGAACTCCATATGTCACACGGCTCTCCGTGGCTTCAACCCATCTAAACTACATTCGCAAGTGGGTAAATCCAAGGCGGGCGGAGTCGAACTCGCAGCTGACCACCCGGAAAAGCTGTGCCATTTTATAGAGTCACACGGAGCGGATCAAGACAAAATACTACCGATCAGAGCGTAGTTTTCCGGTCTTGTTCCTAAACAGGGGGATGCGCGAGAATGTGACTTTGCCCAGCCTTGAGCGGAGCCTCCCATGGTCAGCCGGACAAGAATGTTGTTACCAGTCGGCTACTAGGCCATGAAGGATCTCTCAAACAGAACAAGAGGTTACATATGACAACGGCAATCTTGAGGGCGCTGTTCCTCCTATGTCTCACCGGGCTTCTTGCTGCCTGTGGGGACGACGGTGATACGCAGAATACCGCCTCGACCTCAACCAGCCTGACACTCCAACCTATTGCAAGCAGTCTAAATTCACCGGTCTTCCTGACCGCTCCCCGCGGGGATGTGGATCGCCTGTTTGTTGTGGAGCAGGGCGGCACCATTCAAGTTCTCGATCGGACAACGGGAAGCCAGCTCTCGACATTTCTGACATTGACCGGCATCACCAGCGGTGGAGAACGAGGATTGTTAGGTCTGGCCTTTGATCCCAACTACAATGCCAATGGCCGCTTCTACCTCTTTTATACAGACGCCAATGGCGCGATCACGATCAGCCGACTTGTGGTGTCGGCATCGGACGCCAATGTTGCTGATCCAACGTCGCAGGTGATCTTAACTACCATTCCCCATCCGAACTTTGCCAACCACAATGGAGGCATGTTGGCGGTCGGACCGGATGGATGCCTGTACGCGGGAGTCGGCGACGGAGGAAGTTCGGGTGATCCCAACAACAATGGGCAAAGTCTCGGGAGTGGACTGGGGAAAATTCTCCGAATTGATCCGGGTACCCCAGGAGCAGCCTGCACCAGCGGAGGTGTGAATCCATTTGTCCTCACAGGGGGGAATCAGCTGGTGTGGAGCTATGGGCTACGGAATCCCTGGCGCTTTGCCTTTGATGGGGACGATCTGTACATCGCCGATGTCGGACAAGCGGCGAGCGAAGAAATCAACGTATCGCCGGGCCCCAATGCCGGAAAAGGACTCAACTACGGCTGGCGACTGATGGAAGGATCCGCCTGTTTTAATCCCTCAACCAATTGTAACAATGGTGGACTGACCGTACCGGTTCTTGAGTATCCACACGAGGACGGCGCCTGTTCCGTCACAGGAGGCTATGTCTATCGCGGCCAAGTCGCACCGGCCATCCAAGGCACCTATTTCTACGCCGATTTCTGCACCGGTTTTGTCCGCAGTTTCCGCTTCAACAACGGTTCCGCCATCGAGCGAACCGAATGGCCATTGCTTGCGGCCTCTTCGATCACCAGCTTCGGCCAAGATGGTCTGGGAGAGCTCTATATCCTGACTCAGGGGGGAACGGTGTCTCGGATCGTCCCGAACTAGAATGTCTTTCAATCTGCGAGGTGGTTTGGCCTCGCTCCTCTTCACTGGTTTACGGCTGCCATTTACTTTGCTATAGTTCGCCAGGCAAAGGACCTATGGGACTCGAACCGAACTACATTATTATCGACGGGCAAACGTTCTCCAAGGCCAAACTTGCGCTGGACAATCATGTCTACAAGAACTGTCAGATCGACGACTGCGATCTGTACTACAGCGGCGGGCAATACGAACTGCTCGATACCCACATCACCAATTCCCGCCTGATCCTCAACCATCCTGCCAAAGGGATTTATAACGCCTTGCAGATCTTCAAGATGAAGTCGCCGGGGTCTCGCATCATCTTCGAGTAACCAGTTTCTTCATGCCCTATACCTACGACTACACCAGCGCCGAGGCCGGCGACGAGAGTGCGTCCAGACGCTACTGGCGCTTCGCCAAAATGACGCTGACCCGCTGGACAAGAGCCAAGACCTTTGCCTTCAACGGCCACACCTACCTCTACCTCTATCACTTCTGCAACAAGACATGGAAAAACGAGCGCGGCGTCGAGATTCCGATCTTCCGAGAGCTCCTGCTTCGCCATCAGAACGCACGCATTCTTGAAGTCGGCAATGTGCTCTCGCACTATGTCCCGATCCACCACGACGTGGTCGATAAGTACGAGGTCGCGCCGGGAGTCATCAATCAGGATATCGTCGAGTTTGCACCGACAGCGCGATACGATTTGATCCTCAGCATTTCGACACTGGAACACGTGGGTTGGGATGAGGTGCCGCGCGAGCCAGCCAAGCTCCTACGGGCCATCGAGCACCTCCGGAACCGATGCCTCGCCCCAGGTGGGAAAATCGTAGCCAGTTTACCGATAGGCTATAACGAGTTTTTCGACGGATTGCTCCGCAACGGGAAAAGCCCCTTTACACACCAGCACTTTCTCAAGCGGATCTCACCACGAAACTATTGGGAGGAGTCGGATTGGAACAGGTGCAAGGACGCGACTTACGGCCGATTCGTCGCCCATGCGATCGTGATCGGAACGATTCGAGGCTAACCCTACTAGTTGGAGTACCTTTTCAGGCTGCGCCAACTATGGTTGTATCGGTGCAAGCGATCTTGGCTGCAACATTGTAGGTGTTCCTTCAAGGCGCGGCACAAGGGAGAGAAGGGCTTGTACCTGATCAGAGGGAGCGACAAGGGCAATACCCGCACATACCCCCCGATGGAGACCGGTCGATACAGAACACATCACCTGACACTACTGTCAGGTGAGTCTGCTGGCAAGTTTGAGCAGGATTCAAGACACACCAAAGCGAGGGCTTGGTCTTCCCAGAGTCGTCTCACATTATTTAGGCCCCTTGGCGTCATTCCTTCTAGGAACCACTGAGCCTGGTGTGTCTGACTGAGTAGGACCGCTCATCCCCTCGCCTTCGGAACCAGCCTCTTGACCCGCAGGCCCTGCGTCGGTGGATCGCTTCCCTTTGATGAGATTGTCGATGAGATCTTTCCTAGCCTGTTTCGCAACACTATCCGGAGCAGCTGGGAGCGGCAAGGCTTCAGCATTCTCATAATCGCTTTTGTTGTGCTGCTCACCCAAAGGAGCCTTCCTTCCTGTGGTTGTTCCCCCCGTGATGATTTCTTGAGCTTCAGCTGACAGCGCTAGTCCAACCAGCGTGATCCCCAAGAGTGTTGTCATTCGTATGGAACCCCTGATCCCTATGCCCATAGCACCCCCTTTGGTACCCATCACATTTTAACAACTGGGAGACTTGAAATTCCGTCCCCTGACCACCACAGATACCTTCTGTGGTAGGGCCTCACAAATAGTGCTTCAAGAATGCCCACTTTCATGGTCGCGCACCCAACTAAATCCAGCCACTATCCATACCATGGCTGTCTTGCTCAGGGGACATTGACCACCGAAGTCTCGTGTCCCCGAGAAGAGAAACGTAGCCTCCACGAGCTCTTGAGAAAAACCAAGAAGAGAGATCCTCACATCGCAATATGAGGACCCCTCTTCTGCAAGAACCGCTCAATCCTGCAGCAGTGTGGAGCTGACAAGACTCTTTTCCCTATTATCGTTCAGCCATCGCTCATGAACAACGAGGATCTGAGCCAGCACAGGCGGCATTGACCAACGACACAATATTCGTGCTGGTAAAGGGGCTGGCTCCCTGTTCCTTGATCACCGTATTTGTGTAGCCCCAGCTGGTCACTCCCACGACCATGTTTGGAGTTGAATAAGACCCAAATGAGGTCCCGCTCAGCGATGGTTGGTACCCAAAGTTATTGAGCCATGCTCCACCGCTGGAACCGCCCGTCATCAAGGAGCCAATGATGGTATTGTTCACGAGCGTCGAAGAGGCGATGAAGCCCTGTGAGTCATTTCGCATCATGTACAAGCCACTATTGTGCGAGCTAGGATATCCGATTTGGGTGATATGGGTGAGGCCGTTAGACGTAAAGCCCCACTTGTTCCATGCATAGCCATACCATCCGGTCTTGGTACCGGGATAGGCGCCGGACTGAGGAGTTAGTTCGAGCACCGCTACGTCATCCTTGCAGACGACCCCGGGAGCGCTGGCGGCACATTGTCCTGCAGCTCCATTGAAATAGGCAGACATGACCCAGGCTGTTGATACATTCCAGGTGCCATAGGGGCGCGAAGAACTCCGAAGCCCAGGAACAAATTGGAAGTTCGTATAAAACTTCTTGGATGCATACTTGGTGACGCAGTGCGCCGCCGTCACCACCACACCCCGCTTGATCAATGAGGCAGAGCACACAAAGTTACCTTGGCCGGGGATCGTAAAGTACAGCTTGCCGGACGGGCGATATGGGTACATCTTATTCGTCGCACTGCTGAGATCTGCTTTTGCTGTGCTAAATGGATGGTTTGAGGTACCGAACTGCTGCGGTTCAACCTCCAACCCCGCTTGGGAATCGAACCCATCCACAGAAGTCCCGTCTTCCGCTGGATCGGTCGTACCATCACCCATGCTCCCTTCGACTTGGCCTGAGTCGTCAACCGCAGCTGATTGGAATTGATTGACTAAATTACTGATCAAATCCTGTTGGGCCTGTGCCACAACCGCCTCCGTAGCTTGAGGCAATTCGAGCGCTCTGGCACTAGCAAAGTCCAACATTTGGGAATTGTTTTTTTCATGCACCACCTTGACTCCGGTCACCGCTCCTTTCCGTATGATTTGCTCGGCTTGGGCCGACGGAACCAAGACGGCCAGGGTCACCCCCATTGCCGTGACTACTCGTAGAATATGCGAGACACTCGTACTCATACATTCCTCCCTGTTTGGTTGATTCGTCATCTACTCGCTTCTATTCTCTCTCTGCACACAACACACCGGTTCACACCCTCTTCACCTCCTCTCAACGCCAGAATCTCGGATCCATGACGACACGAGGTACGAACGGCAACATTGCGTCCCCCCCAGCTTCATATCACCCACTCATCGGTCGTTCTGCATGTCATCTCCGTCATCTTCTTCCGTATACTCGTCTACCTGGTCCGTCACTTGTGCGATGTCCCAGTCGTGCTCAAACTCCGCGATCTCATCTCTCCCCGGCTCCTCGTTCTGATCTTCCGAAGTATCGAGCTCCGATGGAGTTCCGTCCGAGACCCGTCCATTCCTGTGTGGGATGAAGTCTGTGGTCTCTAAGATCTCACCCGATGACGTGGTCCTATCGGACAGCTGAGACCGTCCTGACTCTCGCACAAATTCATCTGGCTGCCCGGGAACCGGCCCGCAGGCTGGCACACTGATAAGACACACCCCCCAGAGCAACCACGCGACAGGCCGTGAGCACCGCTGCGAGTTCCGTTGTTCCACCGAT from Nitrospira sp. harbors:
- a CDS encoding PQQ-dependent sugar dehydrogenase; translation: MLRALFLLCLTGLLAACGDDGDTQNTASTSTSLTLQPIASSLNSPVFLTAPRGDVDRLFVVEQGGTIQVLDRTTGSQLSTFLTLTGITSGGERGLLGLAFDPNYNANGRFYLFYTDANGAITISRLVVSASDANVADPTSQVILTTIPHPNFANHNGGMLAVGPDGCLYAGVGDGGSSGDPNNNGQSLGSGLGKILRIDPGTPGAACTSGGVNPFVLTGGNQLVWSYGLRNPWRFAFDGDDLYIADVGQAASEEINVSPGPNAGKGLNYGWRLMEGSACFNPSTNCNNGGLTVPVLEYPHEDGACSVTGGYVYRGQVAPAIQGTYFYADFCTGFVRSFRFNNGSAIERTEWPLLAASSITSFGQDGLGELYILTQGGTVSRIVPN
- a CDS encoding trypsin-like serine protease; amino-acid sequence: MYPYRPSGKLYFTIPGQGNFVCSASLIKRGVVVTAAHCVTKYASKKFYTNFQFVPGLRSSSRPYGTWNVSTAWVMSAYFNGAAGQCAASAPGVVCKDDVAVLELTPQSGAYPGTKTGWYGYAWNKWGFTSNGLTHITQIGYPSSHNSGLYMMRNDSQGFIASSTLVNNTIIGSLMTGGSSGGAWLNNFGYQPSLSGTSFGSYSTPNMVVGVTSWGYTNTVIKEQGASPFTSTNIVSLVNAACAGSDPRCS